A portion of the Esox lucius isolate fEsoLuc1 chromosome 20, fEsoLuc1.pri, whole genome shotgun sequence genome contains these proteins:
- the LOC105031498 gene encoding transmembrane protein 50B, giving the protein MAGFLDNVRLPECECIDWGERRNAVASIVAGVLFFTGWWIMIDAAVTYPTQVEMNHAFHTCGVFSTLAFFMINAVSNGQVRGDTYGEGCFGRTGARLWLFIGFMMMFGSLIASIWILFGGFVVPKKDVYPGLAVFFQNALIFFSTLIYKFGRTEDLWA; this is encoded by the exons ATGGCTGGCTTCCTAGATAACGTACGCCTCCCAGAGTGTGAGTGCATTGACTGGGGGGAGAGACGGAATGCAGTGGCATCCATCGTAGCTGGTGTTTTG tTCTTCACTGGCTGGTGGATCATGATAGATGCAGCGGTCACCTACCCAACCCAGGTGGAGATGAATCATGCCTTCCACACATGTGGCGTCTTCTCCACTCTAGCCTTCTTCAT GATCAATGCTGTGTCTAACGGCCAGGTACGAGGTGACACTTATGGAGAGGGCTGCTTCGGCCGGACAG GAGCTCGTCTATGGCTGTTTATCGGTTTCATGATGATGTTCGGTTCCCTCATCGCCTCCATCTGGATACTATTTGGAGGATTCGTGGTACCTA AGAAAGATGTGTATCCAGGACTGGCAGTGTTCTTCCAGAATGCTTTGATATTTTTCAG cACGCTGATCTACAAGTTTGGACGAACCGAGGATCTGTGGGCTTAG